One Microcebus murinus isolate Inina chromosome 24, M.murinus_Inina_mat1.0, whole genome shotgun sequence genomic window, GGTGAGTCGGGCTAGCTATAAAAAGGCTGATGTGGAGACGGACCTGCCATTTGAAGGCGCTCTCAGAAGGGAAAGCATCGTCCTTCCTCAACTTACGGTCCCAGCGGGAGAGCTTCGTGATCATCGCTCCCGGAAACATGAAGGCTGCTTCagtcctccagggaggggagcctCCTTTCAATGCCTTTGCAAAACTCAAAATTTCTCAGCCAAATTTAGCTGACGATAGAGATAGCCCCAGGTGTTACCGACCTAAGAACTCTTCAATGTTATCTAAGAGAGATCCCGACCTGCATTTGAAACAGGCTCCTGGGACAAAGCCATTGGCTCCCAGGGACAAACTGCTGCTGACCTGGAAGAGACCTTATGGGGTTGGTGCTGGGCTCTGCAATGTGGGAAACACGTGCTACATGAATGCTGCACTGCAGTGCCTGACGTACACACCACCCCTCGCCAACTATGTGCTGTCCCAGGAGCATTCTCTAAGCTGTCGTCGTCAGGAATGCTGCATGCTGTGCACTATGGAAGCTCATGTCACCCGGGTGCTaacccagcctggccaggtgATCAAGCCCTCGCTGGCACTGGCTGCTGGCTTCCACAGATACAACCAGGAAGATGCCCATGAGTTTCTCATGTGCACTGTGGATGCCATGAAGAAAGCTTGTCTGTCTGGGCACGAGCCCTTAGACGGTCACTCTGAGGACACAACCCTAATCCGTCAAATATTTGGAGGCTACTGGAGGTCTCAGATCAAGTGTCTGCACTGCCATGGCATTTCAGACACCTTTGAACCTTACCTGGACATCGCCTTGGATATCGAGGCAGCTCAGAGCCTCAACCAAGCCTTGCAATGGTTGGTGAAGCCCGAGCACCTGGACGGAGAGGATGCCTATCACTGTGGTACTTGTCTAAAGAAGGTCCCTGCGTCCAAGTCTCTGACTGTGCACACTGCCTCCAAGGTCCTGATGCTTGTGTTGAAAAGGTTCTCAGATGTCACAGGcaacaaaattgcaaaagaagTGCAATATCCCGAGTGCCTTGACATGCAACCATACATGTCTCAGCGCAACAGAGGACCCCTTGTTTACCTCCTGTATGCTGTGCTGGTCCATGCTGGGAGCAGCTGTCAAAGTGGACATTACTTCTGCTATGTCAAAGCTGGGAATGGCCAGTGGTACAAAATGGATGATGCTAAGGTGACCGCCTGTCACATTTCTTCTGTCCTCAGTCAACCTGCCTACCTTCTCTTTTACATCCAGAAGAGTGAATTGGGGAGAGACGGTGGGTGTGCCTCCACAGGGAAGAAACCAAGAGCCCGTGGGGCTGAAGACACGGACAAGGGAGCAACCCAACGGGAGCTCAAAAGTGACTCTGGCGTCAAGATTCCCGAGTTTGAGGAACGCTTGGAAAAGACAGCAACTACGGAGCTCTCCTTAGATCAGTGGAAGTGCCTCCTGGAACAAAACCGACCAAAGCCTGCGGTGAACTTCCGAAAAATTGAATCCACCCTGCCTTCCAATGCAGTTGTGATTCATCCACCAAAATACAAGACGGAGATGACAAAGGACAATAACTTGCTGCCCACATcagacaaggaagaaagagaccAGGTGTCCCTGAAAGCTAGCAAAGTCCCTTGTGTGGGTGGGAGGGCCAGGGGTAGCAAGAGGAGGAACAAGCACGGCACAAGTTCTCTGGTTGTGTTCCAGTAATATCAGGATGAGAACTGATGCAtgtgcagtgactcacacacacacacacacaagtcagtACTGGAGGAAGAAACTTGGAAATGAAGAGGTCCGGTTTGGCTACAAGCACCTGCAGCCATTGGTTCCTGGTGGCTGCATTCCAGGATGTGGCCACATATGTGAAatcttttctttggatttttgagtGTTCTGAACATTTGAAGGAACTTTCTACGTGCAGATGTTCACTGTATATGAAATTCAttgtgaattctgatttttaggtTTTGAAGTGTAGGATTCCACTGTGAGGTTTTTAGAGTGTGTGGAATTCAATATGGAGTCTCATGATTTTCTGGTGGTGCTGTGTTAGTACTTGTTCTCACTTGTGGGTGGGTGTGAGATGTTTGCCTTTTGGTATCGTGGGATATCTGGGAATCATGTGCGACACTTTAAGTAATTGAAATAGGAGTAAGGTTTCAAGACACGTATGATGGTTTTACCGCTCCAAGCCTTCAGCTGGTAAAGATTGTTCCATGGATTTTGGTGGGTTATCAAATTAAGTGCAATGGTGTGTTCTCTGGATACAGTAGGCTGGAAAGTCtacattttttctagatatggtgCTCCTTGTGCTTCATGATCCAATATGGACTTGTCTGTATGAGGTTATTAAATTTCATTGCAAAGCtgtagttttaaaatctgttaaatgttaataaaattcatcCCAATGTGACATAGGTACTGTAGTTCATTTTTTCCCTCGGCAGCAGAGACTCATTCTTTACCCAGGGTGGAGCGGATGCAGTCGCAAGGTCACAGTTCACTGCTACCCCCAACTCCAGGCTTCAgacatcctcctggctcagctgcaACCACAGGCAGGTGACACCGTGCCTGGCGAATGTTTTGTTGTGGTGCGTTTGGTGTCTCCCTATGTTGCAAAGAGCTTAATTTCTAAAACACCCCAGTTCAATTTCTTGGTAGTTATAGTCATCAATGTTTAATTATGTGAGAGCAATGAAAACCTTGGTAGCAccttattagaaatacagaaatctatGGTAAAACTCACCCCTTATGAAtcaaaaacatacatattaacaatgtatcttacattttcctggttagagctgcaacccatactattaagtgaagtttcccaaggatgcaaaaacaagcaccacatatactcaccagcaaattggtatgaactgagcagcacctaagtggacacataggtactacagtaatagggtattggtcaggtgggagggggagggggaaacatatataatgagtgagatgtgcggcatcagggggatggtcatgcggaagactcagacttgttgggggaggggaggactgggcatttattgaaaccttaaaatctgtacccccataatatgccgaaaaaaaaaacacatatccttcaattattaaatataattttatggaaccataatagacatataataaactctgtatttttaaagtgtaaaaataaaaatgtaataataatttttaaaaaacaatgtatctgagtgatgtttgtgaaaattcaagtgTGGTAAGTGTTGGGTGCAGACTTATTCTCAATTGGGCTCACATTCAATGCAGTTGGTGAGCTTTAAATGACACTCATGCTTGTGTTCTAACCCCGAGATACCACTTCCatgtgtaggaaaaataaatttttgtgcatatacctgtttcatcttgcactttgcatttttattgaaataaaatatagttcatATGAAATGCAGCATTTTAATCGTATTCACCTGAGCAGGATTCTGTGACATTCAGTGCATTCTCCTTCAGGTGTAACCCTAACCACCATCCACCTCCCAGGgacttctcattttcccaactgaaactctatatgtATTAATCCTTAACTCCACGTTCTCCCTCTGGGAACTCCTTCCAAACTACAATTCTCCTTTGTGTCACCACGGATGTGACTGGTCTAGAGAACTCACATGGCATGAATCCTCAAGTATTTGTCCTTGGGTGACTGGCTGATGTTTCACCGTGCCTTGTGCCTCAAGGAAGTTTTTCTAAAATACCTCTAGAGAGCCAGATGGGTCTgtgtttcttgcattttcatttccatcttccaCTTATTTGTACAGACACTGTGAACGTTGTTTTCACCCCTCTCATATTGGCTGACAGAAGCTTTATTACCACCAATTCTCCTCCCTTAGCAACCTTCAAAGAGGCCACTTTATCCATTGTTAAGGCCAAATGATGTTACGGGACACACAtagaaaaacacacacccaaacaccCCATTGTTTTCATCCGTTCATCCACTGTTGAATATTTGGGTGGTTTTCACTGTGTcctttctggaattttggtaGAATGAGGAAAGGTATAGAAGTTTCTCTTAGAGCGTCTGCCTTTCAGTCTTTTGTCTATGTAGCTAAGAGGGACGTTTCTGCCTTATATGATAATtatccatttaattttgtgaggaaTGGTCGTGTGGTTTTCCACAGgagtttcctcattttctcattctccgTAGCAATGTGCAGAGATTCTCATTCAATGTATCCTTAACAATGGTTCTGAATCTCTGCTTTGACTGACTGATAGATTGAATGTCTCAAGCCTCAGAAGAGCAGAGCattatctctttgtatttggAGTAGTGTTTCCCTAATAAAGAAGGATTTTGAGCCTCCCTTCAAGAATTCATTGGCCATTTCATATCTTCTCTGGTGAAACgtctacttttatacatttttgggatttaatttgtttctaagtcaCAAACTTTTGTAATATTCTGGATACTCCTTCttgatcagaaatatattttgcaaatattttgtcgcCTCCTTTTGGTAGTTCCGTCATTGTTTTAGAGTGGCCTTGAAGTATAAAAGTTctaatgttggcgtggatgcagagagataggaacactctcacgctgccggtgggactgcaaactagttcattctctgtggaaagcaatatggagattccctAA contains:
- the LOC142864106 gene encoding ubiquitin carboxyl-terminal hydrolase 17-like protein 6 — translated: MWRRTCHLKALSEGKASSFLNLRSQRESFVIIAPGNMKAASVLQGGEPPFNAFAKLKISQPNLADDRDSPRCYRPKNSSMLSKRDPDLHLKQAPGTKPLAPRDKLLLTWKRPYGVGAGLCNVGNTCYMNAALQCLTYTPPLANYVLSQEHSLSCRRQECCMLCTMEAHVTRVLTQPGQVIKPSLALAAGFHRYNQEDAHEFLMCTVDAMKKACLSGHEPLDGHSEDTTLIRQIFGGYWRSQIKCLHCHGISDTFEPYLDIALDIEAAQSLNQALQWLVKPEHLDGEDAYHCGTCLKKVPASKSLTVHTASKVLMLVLKRFSDVTGNKIAKEVQYPECLDMQPYMSQRNRGPLVYLLYAVLVHAGSSCQSGHYFCYVKAGNGQWYKMDDAKVTACHISSVLSQPAYLLFYIQKSELGRDGGCASTGKKPRARGAEDTDKGATQRELKSDSGVKIPEFEERLEKTATTELSLDQWKCLLEQNRPKPAVNFRKIESTLPSNAVVIHPPKYKTEMTKDNNLLPTSDKEERDQVSLKASKVPCVGGRARGSKRRNKHGTSSLVVFQ